DNA from Pseudocitrobacter corydidari:
ACGTCCAGCGTGCAGGGGCTATAGCGATGATGAATATGGACACCGCCGGAGACATTATGGCCTCAGGCATTCATCTGGTGCTGCTCATTTCCGCCGTGGCGATTGTTCCCAGCCTGATTGTCGGGCTGTGTGTCAGTATTTTCCAGGCAACCACCCAGATTAACGAACAGACGCTGAGCTTTTTGCCGCGTCTGGTCGTGACGCTGGGCGTGCTGATTTTTGCCGGGAAATGGATGCTGACACAGCTGGTAGACTTCACCACGCAGATCTTCCATCAGGCGGCGGGGCTGGTAGGCTAAACCGCGATGGGAATCGATATTCAGACGCTATTGACGCCGTTAATTGCCCTCGTGTTACCGTTTATTCGCATCCTGGCGTTTATCCAGTTTGCGCCAGTACTGGATAACAAAGCGTTTTCCCGCCGGGTTAAGATAGCCACCGCGCTTGCGTTGTCGGTGATTATCACGCCAATGCTGCCCAACAATGTCGTGCTCAGCGAACTGCTGTCGATGCGAAGCATTCTGCTGATTGGTGAACAGGTGCTGTGGGGCATTCTGTTTGCCAGCGCGCTCCAACTGGTGTTCGTCACCCTGCAAACTGCCGGGCACATTCTGTCGATGAATATGGGGCTGG
Protein-coding regions in this window:
- the fliQ gene encoding flagellar biosynthesis protein FliQ; its protein translation is MMNMDTAGDIMASGIHLVLLISAVAIVPSLIVGLCVSIFQATTQINEQTLSFLPRLVVTLGVLIFAGKWMLTQLVDFTTQIFHQAAGLVG